From the Exiguobacterium marinum DSM 16307 genome, the window CTCGTCAAGCTTTTGCAGTTGGTCCAACTGTTGTTGGATGCCGCTCCAGTAATTCGTCAGACTAAAATCGGTCTGAACGACGAGCGTCGGTAAGGCACTAATCGCAATCAAGACAAAAAATGCGATGACAAGATGTGCAGATTTCCGTGCAATATAGCCCATAGTTCTGTCTCCTTTAAATTACTTATCTCAACCAAACGCGTGAAAGGATGTCCGGTATTCTTTCATTTTGTAAAGGGAATTATATCCAAAGACACGTTCTATTGATTCTAGCATAATTATTATGTGAATAGAAACAATTTTCAGAAATTAATGTGGATCACAATGTATGCTATCATGAATTTGTAGAAATATTTAGGAGGTTGAAACATGTGGATTATATTTGGACTAGCAGCGATTGGAGCCACGCTTTTGAACTTGACTGTCTTTATGATGGAGAAAGATTATAAACTGACAATGGCAATCGCCTTATCCTTGACTGCTCTCACGCTATGCGCCGAGTATAGCTTGCTCAATATGTGGGTGGAGTCTGAGGACTGGGCTGCCATATCGGATGTCGTACCCGGCATGTCGCGTGCGCTATGGTTCTTGACGATTGCCGCAATTTTCTTGAATCTCCTTCCGATATTTTTAGAGAGAAAACGGACACGCATGATGCAATCGAAAAAGTAAATAATCATAAGTGGAGCGTGACTATGGAAAATAAATTATTTGCGACTTTCGCTAACCCTTTTGGAATTCTCATTTTTGTAGTGATTGCATTTTCATTTTTATACCAGGCCACATCACGTCTCTTCTCGTCTCACTACATATTGTTCGTAACAAATATGGTAGGAGGACTAGCTTTTATCAGCATCATGCTACTTTTATCGCGTACATATAAGAAAAAATGACAATAAAAACGTGTACGAAGCTATGTTTTTAGCCTCGAACACGTTTTCGTTTAACAATGATTCGATGTCACAACCTACATTCATTGCTACACGTGCAAATTCAGTAGATGCTTTATATGTCAACTTGACCAAAAATGTCGAAAAATTCCGCACTTAAGAGCGATGTTCCTACTTACTCAACTACTGTAACTCACTAATCACTGTAAAAATTCGCATATATGCATCTAAAACATTCCGCTCGGTTACTTCGTTGTCGTTCAACTCAAAACCCCAGAATTGAAACTGTTCCTGGTCAATTTGCAAATAACCAGCGACATAGTCGCCTGGAATGTCTGGTGCATCATTATAAGTCATATCTTCAAATACGAATGGAAGATAGCTCTTTTTCGTACCGATAAAGAAGATCGGGATACTTAAAGCTGTATAGACTTCTACATATCTCTCTTGATCCGCTATATCAAATTGACTGTTCATGATCCAGACGGCATCATATGCAGAAGAAATAGTATTGATATTCTCTAACTCTTGAAAAGATATCGTATTGAATTTCACCTGTTCTAGTTCAACTTCCGGTAGTTCCCCGATCACGGCGATATGTAAGGGTTTTCCACTATACAGTTCGATTGGCATCTGTTGCGATGCACCCAATCCGCAGCCACTCAAGGTCGCAATCAATAAGATCAAGCAAATAAGCATTTTCTTCAACTCAATGCCCCCCATGATGATTCATACGTATAATATACCATTTACCCTTTAATTATTTACATCTTTCTCCTTTTTTCATACATTTTCAAAAGTGAATTCAAAATTGACGAATTCTAATTTAAGTAAGTATCCGTCACCTCATCAATCCTCTAACTTGGTTGAATACAATAATTCACCATCTCGTGTGCGCAACTCATAATCGATTCCTGATTGCATCTGCTTCGTCATCGTCGCGCGACATGTAAACACATATCCTGGACCATATGTAACGTCCGGAATTTCCTTGAAGTCGTATGACCGCTCACCGAACCACAGCGTCACGTTCGATGGGCCTTTCGATGATCGGTCATCAACGACATAACACTCTCCGGTCTCGACGATGTAATTCGTCGTCATGCGGTCATACGTTTCCATACCTGCCATTCCAACAAGAACAATTGACGCGATGCCCGCGAGAACGGCTTGGCCTAATTTTACACGATTGCGTGTCTTGCGCCAATCCATCCAATAGATGACAAGTGAACCTAGACACAATAATCCAATCAACCAATAGAATACAACCTCCAACAACCCAATCACCTCAATCTTTAATACGAATTCCCTCGAAAAAGGATTCGATTCTTCTTCTCAATCAAAAAACTCGACACAAGTCGAGTTTAAGTTATTTCATATTCCAGTTTTCGCTTTTGCCAAGCGACAAGGAGGATGCTGATGATGACGAGTAGGAACCATGACGACAGTTTACCTAAATCGACGAGGGCCCAACCGTTCAACTGATCCGGATACGCCCAGCCGTTGTAAAAGGTGACAATATTTTCTGCCAGCCAGATGAAACAAGCAATCAAGAAGAACGATAGGACGACCGGCATCTCGAATCGACGGTCATCGAGTTTATACGAGACAATCGAACGGCCGAACGCCAAAAAGATGAGTGCGATCAATAGCCATCGTAGGTCTAGCCACACATGATGCCAAAAAAAGTTGAAGTAAATCGTGATGCCAAGTCCGAAGGCGATGATCGGGTTCGGCATTTTCGTGAACTGTAAATCGAGACGACGCCACGCCTGAACGACATAACTTCCGACGCTCGCATACATAAATCCGGCATAGAGCGGGACGCCCCACACTTTCGTGAACGCCTCATCTGGATAACTCCATGACCCCATCTGCACTTTGAATAGTTCAAGACCAAGACCGATGACATGGAACCAGCTGATGACCTTCATTTCTTCCATCGTTTCGAGTCCCGTTTTCACGAGGACCACTTGGACGAACAAACACCAGATGAGTAAGACGTCATATCGAGGAAGTGGCAACTCGACAAACTTTGTGACGGCAAGCGCACCAAAGATGGCGACCGGAAAGATACAACTGAGTGCCTGTTCGTAAGCGAAGATAAAGAGATAACGTATACGTCCCATCCGTTGCCCTACCTTTCGATATATTCGTATAAAAATGAAGACTCTCCGTCATAAAAACGTGGGTCAAAGACGCCGAGCCGTTCTTCGTCTGTCACGATGACGACGAACGGTGACCATTTTGTCAGAGTAAGCGCCTCTTGATTCGCTTCAAACAATGGCTCAAGACTCGTCTTTTCGGCACTCGTCAATTCGTATTGCAAGGTCGCTTCTTGATAAATGGAATCTTTAAAGAGCGATACGTTCTCGTCAGTCTTCGTGATGACGGTGAACTGAGTTGGGATAAATGAAGCCGATAGCGCCACTTCGTCATGTTCATCTGCATATGTCTGATACAAGTAAGCTCCTTGCGCACTTTGAATCGCGACATACAAAACGAGAGACGCCCATGCATACCGATATGTCTTATAGCGGACTTCTTGTTTACGGGCGACGAGCCAGGCGACCAAGAAGATCCCCCAAAAGACGAAATCCACAATTGGAATCACACCAAACGTAATCCTCACGTCCGAGAACGGTTCAAAGTAGCCCGTCCCCCACGCATTGAACAAGTCAGATGTGTTGTGTATGAACACGGACAACAGTGCCCACCAAAAATAGCGGATATCTGTCACGCGAAAGAGAAGACGAACGAGTATGTAGATGAGCAAGGCAAAGAGCGGGACGAGGAAAATCGAGTGGGTGATGCCGCGATGCCACATCTGATACATGCCTTCTGTGTCCCATAGCCGAGAAATCACATCGCTGTCCGGGATTTGGCTCCCGACGAGTGTCGTGACGAACAAGGCTCGTTTTTCATGTTGTTGTAAATCACGTTTATCGGCTGCACCATATAGTGTCAAACCGAATAACGTATGCGTAATCGTATCCACGTTCTACCTCCATAGCGAAAGAGACATCTCCCAGTCCTGGACGATGTCTCTTCTTATTAATTCTCTTTATCCATTTTCATGGCGCGTCTTGCGACGATCGTTACGAAAATGACAGCGACAATCGGAATGATCAATGGCATCCAATTCAACATCCGCCTGTCCCCCTTCATCTAGTGTCGCAAGCAGTATAGCATATCTGCTTACTCGATGGATGAATGAATGCTTGTATATTCATAAGTAGTTGCCATCTTCTCAATCGTGGCTTTCATATGGTCACGAAGTGTGAGCGGTTCGACCACTTCTACTTGTGCGCCTAATGAGAGCAACCAGTAAATGAATCCGTCAGATACGGCCGCATCGAAACGGATGAGGAATCGTTCTTCATATTCCGACACAGAAACGTCCTCCCCTAACTTATCAAAGATGACCGGGAGTACTCGTTCGTCTACAGACAAGACAATTTGTTCGTCAGAACCGTTATACATATTGAACGACTTTTGATAGTAATCATCAGGTAGGTGATGTTTCGGACGGATGGTGCCGTCTTCCACAATCTCTGAGTTGACGATTCGGTCGACCCGGTAGTTTCGCACTTCTCCAATCGATTCGTCAATACCGATCAAGTAATACTGCTCGTGATTCCAATGCAAGTCAATCGGATTGATGACGTATCGTTCTCCGTCACGGCGAAGCGGGAACGTTCGTTTCGTCACATCGAATCCGACGACATCTGTATACTGGAACGAGATGGCTTTTCGCTCATGAATAGCTCGTTGGATTCGGTCGATATGGTAAGGAATGTGTCCGTGTTTTTTCTTCGGCGTCTTGATGATCGATTGTAGCGTCTTCGCTTCAGGGATACTCGTCAGCATTTGAAGCTTCTCTACGATTTCCTCGGTCACGTCTTCCGAGATAAATTTCGCTGCGACAATCGCATCGACCATCATCCGAAGTTCATGAATCTCAAATAAGCGGGCCGAATGCCAATATTTTTTGGCGAGACCATTCTTCTCCAATTCATCCTGCACTTCAAACCCCGAATTATTCAGTGCCTGGATATCGTCTTTCACCGATTTTTTTGCTAACTTAGAAGTATCTCCAATCGTTGACAAGTACTCGAGCAAATCTTCTAGTGTCTTTGGATTCGCTTCGTCCGTGTAACGTTCGAAGAAACGTCGAACTTCAAGTAACCGCTCTCGGTTATTCACGGTTCTATCCCCTTTCGTTTCTCTATCTAAATTATGTATAAACAGACATTATCATTTTATTTCCACGAAATAAAGGTATTTTCCATTACAAACTGTTTAAGGAGGCGCCATCTCTAGTGAAATATTATGCACACGTCAACGGCTCAAAAATCGAATATATAGACCGTGGTCACGGTCCCGTCATCGTACTGATTCATGGGACCCAATCCTCAAGTCTAGAACCATACCATGTGGACCAACTCGTTTTGTCCGGTTTCCGGGTCATTGTCCCATCTCGGCCTGGATATGGAGAAACTCCCTACTCTTTTTCAGCATCTCCTCAAGCGTTTGCGACACAACTCCATCACTTGATGCAGATGCTACAGATTGAGCGGTATCATGTCTATGGCATCTCTGCAGGAGGACCGACCGCCATCGAGCTCGCTTCACAGAATCAGCGTGTACTCAGCTTGACACTCGCTGCCGCTGTGACGAGTGTCGTCGATTTTCCATATCGGGACACGGTCAGTCGAAATGTTGTCCAACCCGCATTTATCGCACTTCAATACATCATGAAACAGTTCATCGCTCGTGCCATTCAAAAACATCCATTCGAAGCGACAGCCCGTATGATCCAATCGACAAGTGTGTTGGCACTCGAGACGATTCGAGAAGAGGTGTCACCCTACGACATCTTCCTCCTTAAACGTGTCGCGAATCAGATGGCGTTTGGACTCGGTGCACAGTTCGATTTGAAACAACGTGTTTCAAGTGAGGTCTTACTCGGTGTCACCTGCCCGACCTATATCGTCCATTCCAAAAACGATAAGGCCGTTCCGGTTCGCCATGCCCATTACGCGAAGCGCTTAATCCCACATGCTCAACTATCGATTCTGAACAGTCCCGGTCACTTGATTTGGGTCGGACGGCACGCGAGAAAGTCAGAGCGACAAATCGAACGATTCATCCGATTTAACTCATAAAGCATCTCAACACAAGAGGTGCTTTTTCTCTATTAACCATCCAATCCCAAAACTTGTATCAAATGATTGGTCGTATGTTCTGGCAATTTCCATAGACTGCCTGCTCGATTAAATCCCGCGAGTACACTTGGACGGTTCAATTGACCGAGCCAAAGCTGATAACGCTCTTTCTCTCCACCTTTATATTGCACCGTAAGATCAAAATCGGGTGCCACTTCGATTTCGATTTCTTCGATTTCTTCTGAACTTCGTAGCATTTCCGCGAACACCTTAACCTGATCCAATTCGTGAAACTCTAACGCTACTTCTGGATTGAATGTTCCACGCTCCGTTGACTCCGCCACCATCACGCGTTCCATTTCTTCTCGTTCCAGTTCTTCTGTATCGATTTTATAAGACAATGTCGCCTTACGAATTTCACCTGCCCACCGAATCCATTTATCCATCATTTCACTCCTCTCGTCTAATGTACGTATTATCAATCAAAACGGTTTCAACATTTGCAAAATAAAAAAGCCGAGCAATCGCTCAGCTTTTACACTCATTCATATTTCCAACCAACCAAAGTTGCATCCTCTCCGACATAGCGAATCCGTTTCTCGTCATCATTTGGGAAAACACGAAGCGTTGCCACGGCGTCACCGTCGTTGACGAAACATTCGACACTCGACGAGTCGACGAACAGATGTAAAGATGTGACATCGAGCACTATTGTTCGGGTCGTCCCGAACTCGGTTGCGAACGGTTCACCCGCATTCGTCCGATCGATGGTCAATTCCTGTGTTTCTTTCTCGTACCGAATCACGAGCGACTCATCTTCTGTCTTCAACAGTTCGAGCTCGAAGTCTTCTCCGGACGTCGACAATTCCAATTCATAACGTTCGGGCGAAATCACTTCGATATGCGCGCCTGATTCATTTACGAACTGATTAGTTCGAAGTTGCTTCATTTCAGGGACTGGTCGTTGCTTCAATACGCCATTTTCAAGAGACAGCTCTCTAGGTAGCGTCAATGCATGCGCCCAGCCGTACCGGTCTGTCGGATATTCAATCTCCGGTAAGCCCATCCAACCGACTAAGATGCGACGGCCATCATGCTCCGTCGTTTGCGGGGCGTAAAAGTCAAACCCGAAGTCCAATTCTTCGAATGCACCGTGGTTGAATGTACTCGTATTCAAGTCGAGGTCACCGGTCAAATATCCGGACTGATAGATGTTGTGGTAGCGATGACCCTCGGGCTTGATCCCTTGCGGAGAAAAGATGAGCACGTGTTTCCCGTCAAGTTCGAACACATCAGGACATTCCCACATGTAACCAAACTCTTCGAGTTCGGTCTTTACTTCACCTAAAAACGTCCAGTCATTTAAATCTGTCGAACGATATAAGACGACACATCCCGTCTCATCCGTGCGTTGCGCACCGACAATCGCGTAATACGTTCCATCTTCTTCCCACACCTTCGGGTCACGGAAATGTTCCGTATAGCCTGCTGGAATATCCGGGATGGCCACATTGCGACGTTCAATCATCCCGTCACGCAATACACCGATAATTTGCGAGGCGTGACGCGTCCAATCGTCTGTGCGATGATTCCCGGTATACATCACATGAAGGGTGTCGTCTACAACGAAACCACTTCCAGAGTAGGCACCGTGGGAATCTTCTTTCGTTTCAGGGACTAACGCCACCCCGCGGTCTGTCCAA encodes:
- a CDS encoding LptM family lipoprotein; this translates as MKKMLICLILLIATLSGCGLGASQQMPIELYSGKPLHIAVIGELPEVELEQVKFNTISFQELENINTISSAYDAVWIMNSQFDIADQERYVEVYTALSIPIFFIGTKKSYLPFVFEDMTYNDAPDIPGDYVAGYLQIDQEQFQFWGFELNDNEVTERNVLDAYMRIFTVISELQ
- a CDS encoding DUF817 domain-containing protein — its product is MGRIRYLFIFAYEQALSCIFPVAIFGALAVTKFVELPLPRYDVLLIWCLFVQVVLVKTGLETMEEMKVISWFHVIGLGLELFKVQMGSWSYPDEAFTKVWGVPLYAGFMYASVGSYVVQAWRRLDLQFTKMPNPIIAFGLGITIYFNFFWHHVWLDLRWLLIALIFLAFGRSIVSYKLDDRRFEMPVVLSFFLIACFIWLAENIVTFYNGWAYPDQLNGWALVDLGKLSSWFLLVIISILLVAWQKRKLEYEIT
- a CDS encoding metal-dependent hydrolase, coding for MDTITHTLFGLTLYGAADKRDLQQHEKRALFVTTLVGSQIPDSDVISRLWDTEGMYQMWHRGITHSIFLVPLFALLIYILVRLLFRVTDIRYFWWALLSVFIHNTSDLFNAWGTGYFEPFSDVRITFGVIPIVDFVFWGIFLVAWLVARKQEVRYKTYRYAWASLVLYVAIQSAQGAYLYQTYADEHDEVALSASFIPTQFTVITKTDENVSLFKDSIYQEATLQYELTSAEKTSLEPLFEANQEALTLTKWSPFVVIVTDEERLGVFDPRFYDGESSFLYEYIER
- a CDS encoding helix-turn-helix transcriptional regulator, with amino-acid sequence MNNRERLLEVRRFFERYTDEANPKTLEDLLEYLSTIGDTSKLAKKSVKDDIQALNNSGFEVQDELEKNGLAKKYWHSARLFEIHELRMMVDAIVAAKFISEDVTEEIVEKLQMLTSIPEAKTLQSIIKTPKKKHGHIPYHIDRIQRAIHERKAISFQYTDVVGFDVTKRTFPLRRDGERYVINPIDLHWNHEQYYLIGIDESIGEVRNYRVDRIVNSEIVEDGTIRPKHHLPDDYYQKSFNMYNGSDEQIVLSVDERVLPVIFDKLGEDVSVSEYEERFLIRFDAAVSDGFIYWLLSLGAQVEVVEPLTLRDHMKATIEKMATTYEYTSIHSSIE
- a CDS encoding alpha/beta fold hydrolase; amino-acid sequence: MKYYAHVNGSKIEYIDRGHGPVIVLIHGTQSSSLEPYHVDQLVLSGFRVIVPSRPGYGETPYSFSASPQAFATQLHHLMQMLQIERYHVYGISAGGPTAIELASQNQRVLSLTLAAAVTSVVDFPYRDTVSRNVVQPAFIALQYIMKQFIARAIQKHPFEATARMIQSTSVLALETIREEVSPYDIFLLKRVANQMAFGLGAQFDLKQRVSSEVLLGVTCPTYIVHSKNDKAVPVRHAHYAKRLIPHAQLSILNSPGHLIWVGRHARKSERQIERFIRFNS
- a CDS encoding glycoside hydrolase family 32 protein is translated as MNWTKAERYRSLRDVSALEMEVLRAKTTASPWRFGYHIQPPTGLLNDPNGFTYYDGEYHLFYQWFPLGPVHGLKHWYHVSSTDLVHWTDRGVALVPETKEDSHGAYSGSGFVVDDTLHVMYTGNHRTDDWTRHASQIIGVLRDGMIERRNVAIPDIPAGYTEHFRDPKVWEEDGTYYAIVGAQRTDETGCVVLYRSTDLNDWTFLGEVKTELEEFGYMWECPDVFELDGKHVLIFSPQGIKPEGHRYHNIYQSGYLTGDLDLNTSTFNHGAFEELDFGFDFYAPQTTEHDGRRILVGWMGLPEIEYPTDRYGWAHALTLPRELSLENGVLKQRPVPEMKQLRTNQFVNESGAHIEVISPERYELELSTSGEDFELELLKTEDESLVIRYEKETQELTIDRTNAGEPFATEFGTTRTIVLDVTSLHLFVDSSSVECFVNDGDAVATLRVFPNDDEKRIRYVGEDATLVGWKYE